In Juglans microcarpa x Juglans regia isolate MS1-56 chromosome 4S, Jm3101_v1.0, whole genome shotgun sequence, a single window of DNA contains:
- the LOC121263066 gene encoding LOW QUALITY PROTEIN: 18S rRNA (guanine-N(7))-methyltransferase RID2 (The sequence of the model RefSeq protein was modified relative to this genomic sequence to represent the inferred CDS: inserted 1 base in 1 codon): MSSRPEVQAXPEIFYNDVEARKYTSSSRIMEIQAKLSERALELLALPDDGVPRLLLDIGCGSGLSGETLSENGHQWFGLDISQSMLDVALEREVEGDLLLGDMGQGLGLRPGVMDGAISISAVQWLCNADKTSHDPRLRLKAFFGSLYRCLARGARAVFQLYPENLAQRELILSFAMRAGFAGGMVVDFPHSTKRRKEYLVLTCGPPSISTSVPKGKGEDGESCSEDESSDDEAEQTVCISDRHRPRKKQKLTKKGKGREWILRKKEQKRRRGDEVPLDTKYTARKRKPRF; this comes from the exons ATGTCGTCGAGGCCTGAGGTTCAAG CCCCTGAGATATTCTATAACGATGTTGAGGCTCGGAAGTACACCTCCTCTTCTCGCATAATGGAAATTCAG GCAAAGTTGTCAGAGAGAGCATTGGAGCTTCTTGCTTTGCCTGATGATGGAGTGCCCAGATTGCTCCTTGACATTG GTTGCGGATCAGGACTTAGTGGGGAGACTCTCTCTGAGAATGGGCACCAATGGTTTGGTCTAGATATTTCACAGTCGATGCTTG ATGTTGCATTGGAGCGGGAGGTAGAGGGTGACCTTCTACTTGGTGACATGGGACAG GGCCTGGGACTTCGTCCTGGGGTAATGGATGGGGCCATCAGTATCTCTGCTGTTCAG TGGTTATGCAATGCTGACAAGACCTCTCACGATCCACGACTAAGATTGAA GGCTTTCTTTGGATCATTATACAGATGCTTAGCCAGGGGGGCCAGAGCAGTGTTTCAATTATATCCTGAAAATCTAGCCCAGCGTGAATTGATTTTGAGCTTTGCAATGCGTGCTGGATTTGCTGGTGGTATGGTTGTGGATTTTCCACACAG TactaagagaagaaaagaatacCTTGTCCTCACTTGCGGTCCACCATCTATAAGCACATCTGTTCCGAAGGGAAAAGGTGAAGATGGGGAGAGTTGCTCGGAGGATGAGAGCAGTGATGATGAAGCAGAACAGACG GTCTGCATCTCAGACAGGCACAGACccaggaaaaaacaaaaattaaccAAGAAAGGGAAAGGGAGAGAATGGATACTGAGgaagaaagaacaaaagagGAGAAGGGGGGATGAGGTACCTCTGGATACAAAATACACAGCTCGAAAACGAAAGCCTCGCTTCTGA
- the LOC121263190 gene encoding 60S acidic ribosomal protein P3-2 isoform X2 has protein sequence MGVFTFVCRSSGDEWTGKSLSGELEASAPSTFDLQRKLVHTALSADSSGGVQSSFSLVTPTSAVFQVSPSLSLSLSFGCFLLVGCYIGRLDGISKLLAVLLAY, from the coding sequence ATGGGAGTTTTCACGTTCGTGTGCAGGAGCTCCGGCGATGAGTGGACCGGTAAATCTCTCTCTGGGGAGCTCGAGGCCTCGGCTCCCTCCACCTTCGACCTCCAGAGGAAGCTCGTCCATACCGCTCTCTCCGCTGACTCCTCTGGTGGGGTCCAGTCCTCCTTCTCCCTCGTTACCCCTACCTCCGCCGTATTCCAGgtttctccctccctctctctctctctctcctttggtTGTTTTTTACTTGTGGGTTGTTATATTGGTAGATTGGATGGTATTTCTAAACTTCTTGCGGTTCTGTTGGCTTACTAG
- the LOC121263190 gene encoding 60S acidic ribosomal protein P3 isoform X1 yields the protein MGVFTFVCRSSGDEWTGKSLSGELEASAPSTFDLQRKLVHTALSADSSGGVQSSFSLVTPTSAVFQVIIGGASGGAFIGGGGAAAASAGGAAPAAEAEKKEEKKEEKEEESDDDLGLSLFD from the exons ATGGGAGTTTTCACGTTCGTGTGCAGGAGCTCCGGCGATGAGTGGACCGGTAAATCTCTCTCTGGGGAGCTCGAGGCCTCGGCTCCCTCCACCTTCGACCTCCAGAGGAAGCTCGTCCATACCGCTCTCTCCGCTGACTCCTCTGGTGGGGTCCAGTCCTCCTTCTCCCTCGTTACCCCTACCTCCGCCGTATTCCAG GTGATTATTGGTGGTGCTTCCGGTGGTGCTTTCATTGGAGGTGGCGGAGCAGCTGCAGCTTCTGCAGGAGGTGCAGCTCCAGCTGCTGAAgcagagaagaaggaagagaagaaagaagagaaggaggaagagagTGATGATGACTTGGGATTATCACTCTTTGATTAG